One window of Cygnus atratus isolate AKBS03 ecotype Queensland, Australia chromosome 29, CAtr_DNAZoo_HiC_assembly, whole genome shotgun sequence genomic DNA carries:
- the ATP5F1B gene encoding ATP synthase subunit beta, mitochondrial, with the protein MLGLAGRCAAAAAAAARPVLSRGAGPANGLLPLLLSRGAGPAAATGSRRRYAAQPAPAAKAGASTGRIVAVIGAVVDVQFDEGLPPILNALEVQGRETRLVLEVAQHLGENTVRTIAMDGTEGLVRGQKVLDSGAPIRIPVGPETLGRIMNVIGEPIDERGPITTKQFAAIHAEAPEFVEMSVEQEILVTGIKVVDLLAPYAKGGKIGLFGGAGVGKTVLIMELINNVAKAHGGYSVFAGVGERTREGNDLYHEMIESGVINLKDTTSKVALVYGQMNEPPGARARVALTGLTVAEYFRDQEGQDVLLFIDNIFRFTQAGSEVSALLGRIPSAVGYQPTLATDMGTMQERITTTRKGSITSVQAIYVPADDLTDPAPATTFAHLDATTVLSRAIAELGIYPAVDPLDSTSRIMDPNIVGPEHYDVARGVQKILQDYKSLQDIIAILGMDELSEEDKLTVARARKIQRFLSQPFQVAEVFTGHMGKLVPLKETIKGFKQILAGEYDHLPEQAFYMVGPIEEAVAKAEKLAKEHA; encoded by the exons ATGTTGGGGCTCGCGGGTcgctgcgccgccgccgccgccgccgccgcccggccggtgctgagccgcggggccgggccggccaACGGCCTCCTGCCGCTGCTCCTCagccgcggggccggcccggccgccgccaccGGCAGCC GCCGCCGCTATGCCGCGCAGCCGGCCCCCGCCGCCAAGGCCGGCGCCAGCACCGGGCGCATCGTGGCCGTTATCGGCGCCGTGGTGGACGTGCAGTTCGACGAGGGGCTGCCGCCCATCCTCAACGCCCtggaggtgcagggcagggagacgcggctggtgctggaggtggcGCAGCACCTGG GGGAGAACACCGTGCGCACAATTGCCATGGACGGGACAGAAGGCCTGGTGAGGGGACAGAAGGTGCTGGACTCCGGTGCGCCCATCCGGATCCCTGTTGGCCCTGAGACCTTGGGCAGAATCATGAATGTCATCGGGGAGCCCATTGACGAGAGGGGTCCCATCACAACGAAACA GTTTGCTGCTATCCACGCCGAAGCCCCCGAGTTCGTGGAGATGAGCGTTGAGCAGGAGATCCTGGTGACGGGGATCAAGGTGGTGGACCTGCTGGCCCCCTACGCCAAGGGCGGCAAGATCG GTTTATTTGGAGGTGCCGGCGTCGGCAAGACGGTGCTGATCATGGAGCTGATCAACAACGTGGCCAAAGCTCACGGCGGTTACTCGGTGTTCGCTGGCGTCGGGGAGCGAACCCGGGAGGGGAACGACTTGTACCACGAGATGATCGAGTCCGGGGTCATCAACCTGAAAGACACCACTTCCAAG gtcgCCCTGGTCTACGGGCAGATGAACGAGCCCCCGGGTGCCCGCGCCAGAGTGGCGCTGACTGGATTGACAGTGGCCGAATACTTCAGGGACCAGGAGGGTCAGGACGTGCTGCTCTTCATCGACAACATCTTCCGCTTCACCCAAGCTGGCTCAGAG GTGTCAGCCCTGCTGGGGAGAATCCCCTCCGCCGTGGGCTACCAGCCCACGCTGGCCACCGACATGGGCACCATGCAGGAGCGGATCACCACCACGCGCAAGGGTTCCATCACGTCGGTGCAG gCCATCTACGTGCCCGCAGATGACTTGACCGACCCTGCCCCCGCCACCACCTTCGCCCACCTGGACGCCACCACCGTGCTGTCCCGCGCCATCGCCGAGCTGGGCATCTACCCGGCCGTGGACCCGCTGGACTCCACCTCCCGCATCATGGACCCCAACATCGTGGGGCCCGAGCACTACGACGTGGCCCGGGGCGTGCAGAAGATCCTGCAG GACTATAAGTCCCTGCAGGACATCATCGCCATCCTGGGCATGGACGAGCTGTCGGAGGAGGACAAGCTGACGGTGGCGCGGGCGCGCAAGATCCAGCGCTTCTTGTCGCAGCCCTTCCAGGTGGCCGAGGTCTTCACCGGCCACATGGGCAAGCTGGTGCCGCTGAAGGAGACCATCAAGGGCTTCAAGCAGATCCTGGCGG gtgAATACGACCACCTCCCCGAGCAGGCCTTCTACATGGTGGGGCCCATCGAGGAGGCGGTGGCCAAGGCGGAGAAGCTGGCCAAAGAGCACGCGTGA